One window from the genome of Asterias amurensis chromosome 12, ASM3211899v1 encodes:
- the LOC139944996 gene encoding flavin-containing monooxygenase 5-like, translating to MDLKHQADVCVIGAGISGLATAKCLQDAGLSVIVLEQSDRVGGLWAFRERGYGVMRFTHINVSKYNYCFSDYPFPDDVPDFPHHSQMAKYVNDYTTHFGLDKIIRFQMRVILLSKSGEEWTITAARVEEDKHGAEMMGEQETFTARFVAIASGHHATPKVAKFPGQESFKGDIIHSVSYKDAITNGIIGKRVLVVGIGNSAVDVAVDLVATGRSKDVYISTRSGAWVTSNYVFGEPADLYACRSFLWLPWQITTIIFEKLISLSFGKPERYNLNPKMRALQTQPTVSPTLIHHIQRGHIKVKPNISKVEEKMVSFSDGTSAEIDHIILCTGYHISMPYLADNVRAKVLDESTNVIKLFRNVFSPAIGPSLAFIGFVQPASGGILSMSETQARWFAEICRGQVKLPSQKVMMAGMETEREEVRKRYTASARHTIQRDPITYNDDIAEMFGAKPQLWKHPKLMWRLLVGSCGAAQWRLNGPGKWDRAPDVVRSVPVTGLMHYGALTILGLFLCIVACFLYLILRL from the exons ATGGATTTGAAACATCAAGCAGATGTATGTGTTATTGGAGCAGGAATTTCAGGCCTTGCTACAGCGAAGTGTCTTCAGGATGCCGGGTTGAGTGTGATTGTCTTGGAGCAGAGTGACAGGGTCGGTGGGCTCTGGGCGTTCAGGGAACGGGGGTACGGTGTGATGAGATTCACGCACAT CAATGTTTCCAAATACAACTATTGTTTCTCGGACTATCCCTTCCCGGATGATGTACCCGACTTTCCACATCATTCTCAAATGGCAAAGTACGTCAACGATTACACAACACACTTTGGTCTCGACAAAATCATCAGGTTCCAAATGAGGGTgatactgctaagcaaaagtg gTGAGGAGTGGACGATAACTGCTGCCAGAGTTGAAGAAGATAAACACGGAGCCGAAATGATGGGCGAACAAGAAACATTCACTGCGAGGTTTGTTGCCATAGCATCTGGTCACCATGCAACTCCCAAAGTGGCGAAATTTCCTGGTCAAGAATCATTCAAAG gggacATCATTCATAGTGTTTCATACAAAGACGCAATCACCAATGGTATTATTGGGAAACGCGTCCTAGTGGTTGGAATTGGTAACAGCGCAGTGGATGTTGCAGTCGATTTAGTGGCAACTGGCAG ATCCAAGGATGTTTACATCAGTACACGTTCAGGCGCTTGGGTCACATCGAACTACGTCTTTGGAGAACCTGCCGACCTCTATGCATGTCGATCATTCCTCTGGTTGCCATGGCAAATCACAACAATTATATTTGAAAAGTTGATTTCATTGTCATTTGGAAAACCCGAAAG ATACAATTTGAATCCGAAGATGCGAGCTCTTCAGACCCAACCCACCGTTAGCCCAACTCTCATCCATCACATCCAGAGAGGTCATATCAAGGTCAAACCAAACATCTCCAAGGTGGAGGAGAAGATGGTGTCTTTTTCCGATGGCACGTCAGCTGAGATTGATCATATCATCCTATGCACTGGGTACCATATCAGCATGCCTTATCTTGCGGATAACGTGAGAGCTAAAGTGCTCGATGAATCAACGAACGTGATCAAG CTTTTCAGGAATGTCTTCAGTCCCGCCATTGGACCCTCCTTGGCCTTCATTGGCTTTGTTCAACCAGCATCAGGCGGAATCCTCAGTATGTCTGAGACGCAAGCTCGGTGGTTTGCTGAAATCTGCAGAGGTCAGGTCAAGCTACCCAGTCAAAAGGTCATGATGGCAGGCATGGAAACAGAAAGG GAAGAGGTTCGTAAGCGCTACACTGCATCAGCCCGTCACACAATCCAGCGAGATCCAATCACCTACAACGATGACATCGCTGAAATGTTTGGGGCCAAGCCTCAACTGTGGAAACACCCAAAGCTCATGTGGAG ATTACTCGTCGGCAGTTGTGGAGCAGCACAGTGGCGATTGAATGGACCCGGTAAATGGGACAGGGCACCAGACGTTGTAAGGAGCGTTCCTGTAACAGGTTTAATGCATTACGGGGCTCTGACTATTTTAGGTCTTTTTCTGTGCATTGTTGCTTGT